Proteins encoded within one genomic window of Spirulina major PCC 6313:
- a CDS encoding serine/threonine-protein kinase, with protein sequence MQSPLTPGILLNQRYLIVQTLGQGGFGRTYLAEDRGRFNERCAIKELVPSQSSDYVMAKSRELFQREAATLYQIKHPQIPQFQATFEEAGRLFLVQDYVEGQTLQDVLEVRRQNGQQCSEAEVRQWFVPLLPVLGYLHQQGIIHRDVSPGNIILRSPDHVPILIDFGVVKELATRIQSPDLQAATTVGKVGYAPREQMQTGQAYPSSDLYSLAVTAIVMLTGKDPQALFDQVNFSWRWRDQAQVSHEFAAVLDRMLSDRPNQRYPSALAVQQAIQNLGTPPPAPAAPVASPPPQPPQTPPPQQPPQPRSQDLSQMGTMVVGGRSPNPTTAGEPRSQPTTTGPQIRTPRQGSTIPAPLALLGLTLVISLAAGLGTWGLITLLLNRSPDTGAIDEPQDFPTPTPTPTTDIPDTPPSPTPSPSPSPTPAPSPTVTEETLVLRPGRNLTRRGQLTTDSSAEYSFDAQAGQALETRLESDGVVLTVLNAQGQPVGSGSDRVRSWQGTLPSDGRYTITLNPLPGFAVDQYKYRLDVMVQGAPEPSPIPTAPPIPTPTPTPTPTPTPTPTPTPTPAPNPEPVEINPEPEETSLELRGRTTPQAFKQYRVAVESGRVLTVAVTDGLVELRLRDPSGAVLESARGTLSWQGKIRQGGTYYIDVLTREPTQFALRLNVD encoded by the coding sequence ATGCAATCGCCACTGACACCGGGAATTCTGTTAAACCAGCGTTATTTAATTGTGCAAACCCTTGGCCAAGGCGGCTTTGGGCGCACCTACCTCGCTGAAGATCGGGGCCGTTTTAATGAGCGTTGCGCGATCAAGGAACTCGTGCCGTCCCAGAGTTCGGACTATGTGATGGCGAAGTCGCGGGAACTGTTCCAACGGGAAGCGGCGACGCTGTACCAGATTAAACATCCCCAAATTCCGCAGTTTCAGGCGACCTTTGAGGAGGCGGGGCGGCTGTTTTTGGTGCAGGACTATGTGGAGGGGCAGACGCTGCAAGATGTGCTTGAAGTCCGGCGGCAGAATGGGCAGCAATGCAGCGAGGCGGAGGTACGGCAATGGTTCGTACCGCTGTTGCCGGTGTTGGGCTATCTCCATCAGCAGGGGATTATTCATCGGGATGTGTCGCCGGGCAATATTATTTTGCGATCGCCGGATCATGTGCCGATTTTGATTGATTTTGGCGTGGTGAAGGAACTGGCCACCCGGATTCAATCCCCCGATTTACAGGCGGCGACCACGGTGGGTAAGGTGGGCTATGCGCCCCGCGAACAAATGCAAACCGGCCAGGCTTACCCCAGTAGTGACCTCTATAGTTTGGCGGTGACGGCGATCGTGATGTTGACGGGGAAAGACCCCCAAGCCTTGTTTGATCAGGTGAATTTTAGCTGGCGATGGCGGGATCAAGCGCAGGTCAGCCATGAATTTGCGGCGGTGTTGGATCGGATGTTGAGCGATCGCCCCAATCAACGCTATCCCTCGGCCCTCGCCGTCCAGCAAGCGATCCAAAATTTAGGCACACCGCCCCCCGCTCCGGCTGCCCCCGTTGCCTCCCCGCCGCCGCAACCCCCCCAAACCCCACCCCCACAGCAACCCCCACAACCGCGCTCCCAAGATCTGTCGCAGATGGGCACGATGGTTGTTGGGGGGCGATCGCCGAACCCCACCACCGCAGGCGAACCCAGATCACAACCCACGACCACCGGCCCTCAAATTCGGACACCGCGCCAAGGGTCAACGATCCCCGCGCCCCTCGCCCTGTTGGGGTTGACCTTGGTGATTAGTCTCGCTGCGGGTTTGGGAACGTGGGGCTTAATTACCCTATTGCTCAATCGCTCCCCCGATACGGGAGCGATCGACGAACCCCAGGACTTTCCCACCCCCACCCCTACCCCCACCACAGACATTCCCGATACGCCCCCCAGCCCAACCCCGTCCCCATCTCCCTCACCCACTCCAGCCCCTTCCCCCACGGTGACGGAAGAAACCCTCGTTCTTCGTCCGGGTCGTAACCTGACCCGACGGGGACAACTCACCACCGATAGCTCAGCGGAATATAGTTTTGATGCCCAAGCGGGCCAAGCCTTGGAGACGCGCTTAGAGAGTGATGGGGTGGTGCTGACGGTGCTTAATGCCCAGGGACAGCCCGTGGGCAGTGGCAGCGATCGCGTCCGCAGTTGGCAAGGAACCCTACCCAGCGATGGCCGCTACACGATCACCCTCAACCCCTTACCCGGATTCGCAGTGGATCAATACAAATACCGCCTTGATGTGATGGTACAGGGTGCTCCGGAACCCTCCCCCATCCCCACGGCTCCCCCCATTCCTACCCCCACGCCCACACCAACCCCCACGCCCACGCCCACGCCAACCCCAACCCCCACGCCCGCCCCCAACCCTGAGCCGGTAGAGATTAACCCCGAACCCGAAGAAACCTCCTTAGAACTGCGGGGACGCACCACCCCCCAAGCCTTTAAGCAGTATCGAGTGGCGGTGGAATCGGGGCGCGTGCTCACGGTGGCCGTCACCGATGGCTTGGTGGAATTGCGGCTGCGTGATCCCAGTGGTGCGGTGCTCGAATCGGCGCGGGGAACCTTATCGTGGCAGGGCAAGATCCGCCAAGGGGGAACCTATTACATTGATGTGCTCACCCGCGAGCCGACCCAATTTGCCCTGCGCTTGAATGTGGATTGA
- a CDS encoding Uma2 family endonuclease — MLLTQNRADRVLLHHLTWQQFETLLTCLGDQRNRRIAYDAGTVEIMTPLPEHEYFKQSISIAIEDIAETLDYNYESYGSATWRKPLAQAGLEADNCFYFQNEHLIRGKLDFDLSQDPPPDLALEIDLTSKSLARFPIYARLNVPEIWCYEAGELRIYILQAGQYQEVEISPTFSQLKIRELPQLIETHRMQGRRALRQAVRDWTRAQIQP, encoded by the coding sequence ATGCTGCTAACCCAAAACCGGGCCGATCGCGTCCTGTTGCATCACCTAACCTGGCAACAGTTTGAAACCTTACTCACCTGTCTGGGCGATCAGCGAAATCGTCGGATTGCCTATGATGCAGGGACAGTGGAGATTATGACCCCATTACCAGAACATGAGTACTTCAAGCAGTCGATCAGCATTGCTATTGAAGATATTGCCGAAACGTTAGACTACAACTACGAAAGCTATGGCTCTGCGACTTGGCGAAAACCGCTCGCCCAAGCAGGTTTAGAGGCTGATAATTGTTTTTATTTTCAAAATGAACACCTCATCCGGGGGAAGCTAGATTTTGATCTCAGTCAAGATCCGCCGCCGGATCTTGCCCTTGAAATTGACCTCACCAGTAAATCCCTCGCTCGGTTTCCAATTTATGCCCGCTTAAATGTGCCGGAAATTTGGTGTTATGAAGCGGGAGAACTGCGCATTTATATATTGCAAGCTGGGCAATATCAAGAAGTCGAAATCAGCCCGACTTTTTCACAATTAAAAATTCGTGAATTACCCCAACTGATCGAAACTCACCGGATGCAAGGTCGGCGGGCATTACGGCAGGCGGTGCGGGACTGGACAAGAGCGCAAATTCAGCCATGA
- the treY gene encoding malto-oligosyltrehalose synthase, with protein MHLPLATYRLQFNPQFTFKHAKAIVPYLAELGIPYLYASPIFKARSGSTHGYDVADPTQLNPELGGAEQFEDLTAKLQDHQIKWLQDIVPNHMAFDSQNQMLMDVLENGSDSQYKNYFDIQWDHPYEGIRGKVLAPFLGKFYGDCLESGELQLQYDEQGFSVNYYDLKFPIRIESYTAVLAYNLGQLRQTLGRKHPDFVKFLGVLYGLKYIPSGEEGSERYDQIAFIKSMLWELWNDNADIHAFIATNIKLFNGQVGIPESFNRLEELLSDQFFRLAFWKVGNEELNYRRFFTVNDLISLRIEDPDVFQSTHQLIFELIEAGKIHGLRIDHIDGLFDPSTYLFRLRDRANHTYLTIEKILETHEELPLNWPIQGTTGYDFLNLVNGIFCQQENEQTLTDIYHRFIGASIDCDRLIDEKKRLIISKHLAGDIDNLAHFLKQVSIRYRYASDFTLYGLKSALVEVMALFPVYRTYINNDDISSSDRNHITQVIQQAKENIPVFLNELTFIEKFLLLEFDDYLSDEEQQQWLLFVMRLQQFTGPLMAKGIEDTVLYIYNRLTSLNEVGSNPLYFGVSLEEFHQKNHLKCANWPHTMNATATHDTKRGEDVRSRINVLSEIPDEWDAQLRKWQALNAAQKICLPETGLDVPDTNDEYFLYQTLIGTFPFTDTDHDEFVERIKEYTVKAIREAKVYTAWLKPDTGYEDGFTQFAERILKPSPKNDFLTEFRVFQRKIQHYGVFNSLSQVLLKMTAPGVPDIYQGTELWDLSLVDPDNRRPVDYKLRTKYLRAIKKAWDKDPLDLLKTLLEKPEDGRVKLFLIYQLLQARRQFVEVFQRGDYQKLTVIGSLQDHVVAFTRTWGNHTAIAIAPRFFTSIVSDTELPLGEQVWHETRLSLPPGSPSHWCDLISGQTLNSQDALFLRDTLAHFPVALLVNSVDDVNSETDVVTSRHGQPSS; from the coding sequence ATGCACTTGCCCCTCGCCACGTACCGGCTCCAATTCAACCCCCAATTCACCTTCAAACACGCCAAAGCGATCGTCCCCTATCTCGCTGAATTGGGCATTCCCTACCTCTACGCCTCCCCCATTTTCAAAGCCCGCTCCGGCAGCACCCACGGCTACGACGTGGCCGATCCCACCCAGTTAAACCCCGAACTCGGCGGCGCGGAACAGTTTGAAGACCTCACCGCCAAACTCCAAGACCATCAGATCAAATGGCTGCAAGATATTGTGCCGAACCACATGGCCTTTGATAGTCAAAATCAAATGCTGATGGATGTCTTAGAAAACGGCAGCGATTCCCAATATAAAAACTACTTTGACATTCAATGGGATCACCCCTACGAAGGCATTCGCGGTAAAGTGCTCGCCCCGTTTTTAGGCAAATTCTATGGGGATTGCCTCGAAAGTGGTGAACTCCAACTGCAATACGATGAACAGGGGTTTAGTGTTAATTACTACGATCTGAAATTTCCGATTCGGATTGAGTCTTACACCGCTGTTTTAGCCTATAACCTGGGGCAACTCCGCCAAACTCTCGGCCGCAAACATCCCGACTTTGTGAAGTTTCTCGGCGTTTTATACGGCTTGAAATATATTCCATCCGGGGAAGAGGGCAGCGAACGCTACGACCAGATCGCCTTTATTAAAAGTATGCTCTGGGAGTTGTGGAATGATAACGCTGATATTCACGCATTCATTGCGACGAATATCAAGCTGTTTAATGGTCAAGTCGGAATTCCAGAAAGTTTTAATCGCCTTGAAGAATTACTCTCAGATCAATTCTTTCGGTTAGCATTTTGGAAGGTGGGAAATGAAGAATTAAACTATCGCCGCTTTTTTACCGTCAATGATCTCATTTCCCTCCGCATTGAAGATCCAGACGTTTTCCAAAGTACCCATCAACTCATTTTTGAACTGATCGAAGCGGGCAAAATTCACGGGCTTCGCATTGATCATATTGATGGTTTATTCGATCCTTCCACCTATTTATTCCGACTGCGCGATCGCGCCAACCATACCTACCTCACCATTGAGAAAATTCTCGAAACCCACGAAGAACTTCCCCTCAATTGGCCGATCCAAGGCACGACGGGCTATGATTTCCTCAATTTAGTCAATGGGATATTCTGTCAACAGGAAAATGAGCAGACTCTCACCGACATTTATCACCGCTTCATTGGTGCATCGATTGACTGCGATCGCCTCATTGACGAGAAAAAACGCCTGATTATTAGCAAACACCTGGCCGGGGATATTGATAACCTGGCCCACTTCCTCAAACAGGTCTCGATCCGCTACCGCTACGCCAGTGATTTCACCCTCTACGGTTTGAAATCCGCCCTCGTCGAGGTGATGGCGCTGTTTCCCGTGTACCGTACCTATATTAATAACGATGATATTAGTTCGAGCGATCGCAACCACATCACCCAAGTCATTCAGCAAGCCAAAGAAAATATTCCCGTTTTCTTAAATGAACTAACCTTCATTGAAAAATTCCTCTTGCTGGAATTTGACGACTATTTGAGCGATGAAGAACAGCAGCAATGGTTACTGTTTGTGATGCGCCTGCAACAGTTCACTGGGCCCCTGATGGCGAAGGGTATTGAAGATACAGTGCTGTATATTTATAACCGTTTAACTTCTCTCAATGAAGTGGGGTCAAACCCCCTCTATTTCGGCGTATCCTTGGAGGAATTTCACCAAAAAAATCACCTCAAATGTGCCAACTGGCCTCACACAATGAACGCCACCGCCACCCATGACACGAAACGAGGTGAAGATGTGCGATCGCGCATTAACGTCCTCTCCGAAATTCCCGATGAATGGGATGCTCAATTACGCAAATGGCAAGCCTTAAATGCCGCGCAAAAAATCTGTCTCCCGGAAACGGGTTTGGATGTGCCAGATACCAATGATGAATATTTTCTCTATCAAACCTTGATCGGCACATTTCCCTTCACCGATACTGATCATGATGAATTTGTCGAGCGGATTAAAGAATACACTGTTAAAGCGATTCGAGAAGCAAAAGTCTATACCGCTTGGCTCAAACCGGATACTGGGTATGAGGATGGCTTTACTCAGTTTGCAGAGCGCATTTTAAAACCGAGTCCGAAGAATGATTTTTTAACTGAATTTCGTGTCTTTCAACGGAAGATTCAACATTACGGTGTCTTTAATTCACTCTCGCAGGTGTTGCTAAAAATGACGGCTCCGGGTGTGCCGGATATTTATCAAGGGACGGAATTATGGGATCTGAGTTTGGTTGATCCCGATAATCGCCGCCCGGTGGATTATAAACTGCGCACGAAGTATCTGCGGGCGATTAAAAAAGCCTGGGACAAAGATCCCCTTGATTTACTAAAAACCTTGCTCGAAAAACCGGAGGATGGGCGCGTCAAGCTCTTTTTGATTTATCAACTGTTGCAGGCGCGGCGGCAATTTGTAGAGGTGTTTCAACGGGGGGATTATCAAAAATTAACGGTGATTGGTAGTCTTCAGGATCATGTGGTGGCGTTTACGCGCACTTGGGGCAACCATACCGCGATCGCGATCGCCCCTCGCTTTTTCACCTCTATTGTCAGTGATACAGAATTGCCCCTCGGTGAGCAGGTGTGGCACGAAACCCGCCTGTCCCTCCCCCCCGGCTCTCCGTCCCACTGGTGCGATCTGATCAGCGGTCAAACCCTCAACAGTCAGGACGCGCTGTTTTTGCGGGATACTTTGGCACATTTTCCCGTTGCTCTGTTGGTGAATTCTGTGGATGATGTCAATTCGGAAACGGATGTCGTAACGAGCCGCCACGGTCAACCCTCATCATAA